The genomic segment TCATTACTGAAGCCACGTTTGGGAAGCCTCCGCTGCAAGGGCATCTGCCCTCCCTCAAACCCGGGCCCCTTCGTACCTCCAGAGCGGGCTTTTTGACCCTTGTGACCTTTGCACGAGGTCTTTCCGTGTCCTGAGCCTGGTCCTCTGCCGACTCTCTTGGCCTTCTTTTTGCTCCCTTCATCAGGCTTTAATTCATCTATTTTCATTACAATACCTCCATTTTAAATCTACTGTCTTCAATCTTCATTCACCCTTTGACTCTTCAACATCAATAAGGTGCGGAACCTTGTTAATCATTCCCCTTATAACAGGAACGTCAGGGTGCATGACAGTCTGTCCTATCTTTCTCAGACCGAGGCTCCTGAGCACTCTTCTCAATTTCTCAGGGTTACCGATATAGCTCTTCTTCAGCTTTATCTTAAGCATTCTTCCGGGCCTCCCTGGTCTCTTCCTCAGATGACTTCCCCCTCAATCTTCGTACAACTTCGGGGTCTTTAAGGCTCACAAGTCCAT from the Nitrospirota bacterium genome contains:
- the rpmD gene encoding 50S ribosomal protein L30, whose amino-acid sequence is MLKIKLKKSYIGNPEKLRRVLRSLGLRKIGQTVMHPDVPVIRGMINKVPHLIDVEESKGE